The following proteins come from a genomic window of Lolium rigidum isolate FL_2022 chromosome 5, APGP_CSIRO_Lrig_0.1, whole genome shotgun sequence:
- the LOC124652195 gene encoding bZIP transcription factor 23-like has translation MAMEVDEDDVWGAVATSPSVSPPPDISTARSLNTRLQLLAASVPPFLPAIVAVGSPFHPGGGCYRNVAASPSPSFFSAASSFPRLAPLDAGPARRALEREMCLGPPPAAAAAPGPSGAGPVERRKKRMIKNRESASRSRARKQAHVTQIETEVVELREANDQLRAKYDQLRAAVEVSVPVKKTLKRVLSAPF, from the exons ATGGCCATGGAGGTGGACGAGGACGACGTCTGGGGCGCCGTCGCCACCAGCCCCAGCGTCTCCCCCCCGCCCGACATCTCCACCGCGCGCAGCCTCAACACCCGCCTCCAGCTCCTCGCCGCCTCCGTCCCCCCGTTCCTCCCAGCCATCGTCGCCGTCGGCTCCCCGTTCCACCCCGGCGGCGGCTGCTACCGCAATGTGGCCGCGTCCCCGTCCCCCTCCTTCTTCTCCGCGGCCTCCTCCTTCCCGCGCCTCGCGCCGCTCGACGCCGGCCCGGCCCGCCGCGCGCTGGAGCGCGAGATGTGCCTCGGCCCGCCCCCCGCCGCGGCAGCGGCGCCCGGCCCCAGCGGCGCGGGCCCCGTGGAGCGTCGCAAGAAGCGGATGATCAAGAACCGGGAGTCGGCGTCCCGGTCCCGCGCGCGCAAGCAGGCCCACGTCACCCAGATCGAGACGGAGGTCGTGGAGCTGCGGGAGGCCAACGACCAGCTCCGCGCCAAGTACGACCAG CTgagggcggcggtggaggtgtCGGTGCCGGTGAAGAAGACCCTCAAGAGGGTGCTCTCCGCGCCATTCTGA